In Gimesia benthica, a single window of DNA contains:
- a CDS encoding DUF1549 domain-containing protein, whose protein sequence is MDFRIQGSRTPQILMLSGVLALLLASGAGITEVRAATAEKAKVDFKELQIGPHAGGFEKLQLRGPDSRQQVIVTGVLPTGKLLDVTRDVTFKVANPEMATISTDGYLTPLKDGETSLVATSKDGKTASIPVAISGIATPDAINFKNQVVPIFTKLTCNSGGCHGKASGQNGFKLSLLGFYPEDDYEFLVKEGRGRRLFPTSPAESLLLMKGTGVTPHGGGKLIKQDSYEYRLLYRWIEQGMPYGNESDRSVASIKCYPPTRTMGQEEEQQISVIATYSDGSTEDVTRMALFEANDTEMAEVNKTGLVKTLKLSGEVAIMARYQGQVSTFRATIPLGIEVANLPEKKNLIDEAVFGKLKELGIPPSPVADDATFMRRVYIDITGGTPSEEEVKSFLADKDPAKRDKLIDKLIDSPAYADYFANKWNMVLRNKKLQPVDIAGTNAFYQWIWDSLYENKPYNEFVGDILSASGEFRQNPAVVWYREVNTVEEQVEDTAQLFLGLRIQCARCHHHPFEKWSQDDYYGLAAFFSRVGSKDPTIGSIGTRGFRDKRVYHKEGVATAKNIRSGENLKPTALGMQPMEISPERDPRVALVQWLSRTDNPFFAKALVNRYWKHFFGRGIVEPEDDMRATNPPANPELLDGLAKHFVESGFDLKELVRQICRSNAYQLSSLPNEYNLKDKQNFSRYYPKRLTAEVLYDVFHQVTNSSQRFSGLPAETKAIQITDATSAPYFLKVFGQPQADTACECERSQSANLAQSLHLLNSKEVQDKITGASGRAAMLAKDTKRTDEEKVNELYRWVYARAPKDEEMKFALSYIARHKEKPQIAYEDIIWALINTKEFLFNH, encoded by the coding sequence ATGGACTTCCGAATTCAAGGCTCTCGGACCCCTCAGATCCTTATGCTCAGCGGCGTGCTGGCCCTGTTGCTTGCCAGTGGAGCAGGTATTACAGAAGTTCGCGCTGCCACCGCAGAAAAAGCAAAAGTGGATTTCAAGGAACTCCAGATCGGTCCACATGCAGGTGGTTTTGAAAAACTGCAACTGCGGGGGCCGGACTCACGCCAGCAGGTTATCGTGACCGGTGTACTGCCAACTGGCAAACTGCTGGATGTGACTCGTGACGTAACCTTCAAGGTTGCCAACCCGGAAATGGCAACGATTTCCACTGACGGCTATCTCACTCCACTGAAAGATGGCGAGACCAGCCTGGTCGCGACATCCAAAGATGGCAAGACTGCCTCGATTCCTGTCGCTATCAGCGGCATCGCGACTCCGGATGCCATCAACTTCAAAAACCAGGTTGTGCCCATCTTTACCAAATTGACCTGTAACAGTGGTGGCTGCCATGGTAAGGCCAGTGGTCAGAATGGATTCAAACTGTCATTGCTCGGTTTTTATCCTGAAGATGATTATGAGTTCCTCGTTAAAGAAGGCCGTGGCCGTCGTCTGTTTCCAACTTCACCAGCGGAAAGCCTGCTGTTGATGAAGGGGACTGGTGTGACTCCTCATGGTGGTGGAAAGCTGATCAAGCAGGATTCTTACGAATATCGACTGCTCTACCGTTGGATTGAGCAGGGAATGCCTTACGGGAATGAAAGTGACCGGAGCGTTGCTTCAATCAAATGCTATCCTCCTACCCGCACCATGGGGCAGGAGGAAGAACAGCAGATTTCCGTCATCGCGACTTACTCAGATGGTTCTACAGAAGACGTGACCCGGATGGCTCTGTTTGAAGCCAACGATACAGAAATGGCCGAAGTCAACAAAACCGGTCTGGTCAAAACATTGAAGCTCTCTGGTGAAGTTGCCATCATGGCACGGTATCAGGGGCAGGTCTCTACCTTCCGTGCTACGATTCCCCTGGGTATCGAAGTGGCAAATCTTCCAGAAAAGAAGAATCTGATCGACGAAGCCGTCTTTGGCAAACTGAAAGAACTGGGCATTCCACCTTCACCAGTTGCCGATGATGCGACCTTCATGCGTCGCGTGTATATCGATATTACAGGCGGCACTCCGAGCGAAGAAGAAGTCAAGAGCTTCCTGGCCGACAAGGATCCTGCCAAGCGGGATAAGCTGATTGATAAGTTGATCGACAGCCCTGCCTACGCGGATTACTTTGCCAACAAGTGGAATATGGTTCTGCGGAATAAAAAACTGCAGCCCGTTGATATTGCTGGTACGAACGCCTTCTATCAGTGGATCTGGGACAGCCTTTACGAAAATAAGCCTTACAATGAATTCGTCGGTGACATTCTCTCCGCTTCCGGTGAGTTCCGTCAGAATCCGGCTGTAGTCTGGTATCGTGAAGTAAACACAGTTGAAGAGCAGGTTGAAGACACCGCCCAGTTATTCCTGGGGCTGCGAATTCAATGTGCCCGTTGTCATCACCATCCCTTCGAAAAATGGAGCCAGGATGACTACTATGGTCTGGCTGCCTTCTTCAGTCGGGTGGGAAGCAAAGATCCGACCATCGGTTCAATCGGAACCCGTGGGTTCCGCGACAAACGCGTTTACCACAAAGAAGGGGTTGCGACCGCCAAGAATATCCGCTCCGGTGAAAATCTGAAGCCCACCGCGCTGGGAATGCAGCCCATGGAAATCAGTCCGGAACGTGATCCTCGTGTCGCTCTCGTGCAATGGCTTTCACGGACGGATAATCCGTTCTTCGCGAAAGCACTGGTTAACCGCTACTGGAAACATTTCTTCGGTCGCGGCATTGTTGAGCCTGAAGATGATATGCGGGCCACAAACCCACCTGCAAACCCCGAACTGCTGGATGGTCTGGCCAAACACTTCGTTGAGAGTGGTTTTGACCTGAAAGAACTGGTACGTCAGATTTGTCGTTCCAATGCTTACCAGCTCAGTTCTCTGCCCAACGAATATAACCTGAAAGACAAGCAGAACTTCTCCCGTTATTACCCCAAACGACTCACGGCAGAAGTACTGTATGACGTCTTCCATCAGGTAACGAACTCCTCGCAGCGATTCTCTGGTCTGCCCGCTGAAACAAAGGCAATCCAGATTACCGATGCAACATCTGCTCCTTACTTCCTCAAGGTATTTGGCCAGCCACAGGCAGATACTGCCTGCGAGTGCGAACGTTCTCAAAGTGCCAACCTGGCTCAGAGTCTGCACCTGCTGAACAGTAAGGAAGTCCAGGACAAAATCACCGGTGCTTCTGGTCGGGCTGCCATGCTCGCCAAGGATACGAAACGTACCGATGAAGAAAAGGTCAATGAACTGTATCGCTGGGTTTATGCCCGTGCTCCCAAGGATGAAGAAATGAAATTTGCTCTGTCCTATATCGCTCGGCATAAAGAGAAACCACAGATCGCCTACGAAGATATTATCTGGGCGCTGATCAACACTAAAGAATTCCTGTTTAACCACTAA
- a CDS encoding SpoIIE family protein phosphatase — translation MATLVMLQAGQAVSYSLSGDEMVIGRHPDCQIQLDSNMVSRRHAQVVGDGDQFFVEDLGSGNGTFVNGKKIDGRTLLAHEDRLKVGPILFRFESDNKAGAKKSSAMMQVDSGFDIGFATDEDGGAGATIMGAVSGVGGFGGLDVRPEAKLKAVIEISRSLAGTVDLEKLLPQILTTLFHIFPAADRGCILLKDEESGEMVPRAFKHRREGEDATVKLSRTIVNKVLKEKTGILSADAASDSQFDASESISNLSIRSMMCVPMLGLSEEPIGIINIDTQNPLQQFQEEDLDLLMSVAGQAALSYEGARLMNSYLEKQKQDNEMNIARGVQQGLLPSSVPEVDGYEFFASYHSAQAVGGDYYDIFELPDGKIGLSFGDVAGKGVPGAMIMARMSSCVQHTMRFLHEVGPAVEAINDHMCDSAVEGRFVTYVLAILDPQTHHISLVNAGHMSPMILKPDGSIDEFPEDSIGVPIGVMEGFPFEVVERDLAPGEIVVLFTDGVDEAMNPEGELYTLDRMREFIKANREKNAAELGQALLADVRRHANGRPQNDDITIMTFGRVS, via the coding sequence ATGGCGACTCTAGTCATGCTACAGGCGGGCCAGGCGGTCTCTTATTCCCTTTCGGGTGATGAGATGGTGATTGGCAGGCACCCTGACTGCCAGATCCAGCTTGATTCCAATATGGTTTCCCGTCGACATGCTCAGGTTGTCGGTGATGGTGATCAGTTTTTCGTTGAAGACCTGGGCAGTGGAAATGGGACTTTCGTTAACGGTAAGAAGATTGACGGAAGGACCCTACTGGCACACGAAGATCGTCTGAAAGTCGGTCCCATTCTGTTCCGCTTCGAATCAGATAACAAAGCGGGCGCGAAAAAGTCCTCGGCCATGATGCAGGTCGACAGCGGCTTTGATATCGGTTTTGCTACTGATGAAGATGGTGGCGCCGGTGCCACTATTATGGGGGCGGTATCCGGAGTCGGCGGATTCGGGGGGCTCGATGTGCGTCCCGAGGCCAAGCTGAAGGCGGTCATTGAGATCAGTCGCAGTCTGGCAGGAACCGTCGATCTGGAAAAACTGCTGCCGCAAATCCTGACTACTCTGTTTCATATATTCCCCGCTGCCGACCGCGGCTGTATCCTGCTCAAGGATGAAGAGTCAGGAGAGATGGTTCCCCGTGCGTTCAAGCATCGCCGCGAGGGCGAAGATGCAACTGTCAAGCTGAGTCGGACGATTGTCAATAAAGTGCTCAAGGAAAAAACAGGTATTCTGTCGGCCGATGCAGCCAGTGATTCCCAGTTTGACGCCAGTGAGTCTATTTCGAATCTGTCGATCCGCTCCATGATGTGTGTACCGATGCTGGGACTGTCGGAAGAGCCAATCGGGATTATCAACATTGATACACAGAACCCGCTGCAACAGTTTCAGGAAGAAGATCTGGACCTGCTGATGTCCGTTGCAGGCCAGGCGGCTCTTTCCTACGAAGGAGCCCGGCTGATGAACTCCTATCTGGAGAAACAGAAGCAGGACAACGAGATGAACATCGCTCGCGGGGTACAGCAGGGGTTATTGCCCAGTTCGGTGCCGGAAGTGGACGGGTATGAGTTCTTCGCGTCCTATCATTCCGCACAGGCCGTAGGTGGTGACTATTATGACATCTTCGAGCTTCCGGATGGGAAGATCGGGCTCTCCTTCGGTGATGTCGCTGGTAAAGGGGTCCCCGGGGCAATGATCATGGCTCGTATGTCGAGCTGTGTGCAGCACACAATGCGCTTTCTGCATGAAGTCGGACCTGCGGTGGAAGCAATTAACGACCACATGTGCGACAGTGCTGTTGAGGGACGTTTTGTGACCTACGTACTGGCAATTCTGGATCCCCAGACGCATCACATTTCGCTGGTCAACGCAGGGCACATGTCACCCATGATTCTGAAGCCGGATGGTTCGATTGATGAGTTTCCGGAAGACAGTATCGGCGTCCCGATTGGTGTGATGGAAGGCTTTCCGTTTGAAGTGGTCGAACGGGATCTGGCACCAGGCGAGATTGTAGTCCTGTTTACTGACGGCGTAGATGAAGCGATGAATCCGGAAGGGGAGTTATACACCCTCGACCGGATGCGGGAGTTCATTAAGGCCAACCGTGAAAAGAATGCTGCTGAACTGGGGCAGGCACTGCTGGCTGATGTCCGCCGGCATGCGAATGGTCGCCCCCAGAATGACGATATTACTATCATGACTTTTGGGCGTGTTTCCTGA
- the ribA gene encoding GTP cyclohydrolase II has protein sequence MSDSPKQDSPLPKIQHVFKQLQAGKPVIVTDSSERENEGDFIVAAEAITPQIVQFLLRYGSGELCVSLPEEVANRLQLNPIVGPEENTAPNQTQFLIPIDHKDSGTGVSAECRAITIKALSDENAQASDFVRPGHIHPLLAKQGGILRRAGHTEATGDLLQMAGMKPVGVLIEILSQKGFGMADAEELKEISEEFDIPIISTAEVIRHRYISEKLVHREVEVPINTKNYGTVQVIGYSVEHEGQQPVALVWGDLSSVEAPLIRMHSSCFTGDLLDSLRCDCGDQLHMAMDAICREKTGAVVYLPQEGRGIGLIPKLKAYVLQDEGYDTVEANIQLGFKADSRDFTVGVQILKDLGLTRVRLLTNNPKKTDSDVYTGFNLEVVEQVPIVAPPHKDREFYLQTKRDKMGHILPASPAD, from the coding sequence ATGTCTGATTCTCCTAAACAAGATTCCCCGCTTCCCAAAATCCAGCATGTCTTCAAACAGTTGCAGGCAGGCAAACCGGTCATTGTGACGGACTCCAGCGAGCGGGAAAACGAAGGAGATTTCATAGTCGCCGCTGAGGCAATTACCCCTCAAATCGTGCAGTTCCTGCTGCGATATGGGAGTGGTGAGCTTTGCGTTTCGCTGCCGGAAGAGGTTGCAAACCGTCTACAGTTAAACCCGATTGTCGGCCCTGAAGAAAATACTGCCCCCAACCAGACCCAGTTTCTGATTCCCATCGACCACAAAGACAGTGGCACCGGAGTCAGTGCTGAGTGCCGTGCCATTACAATTAAGGCACTCAGCGATGAGAACGCCCAGGCCAGCGACTTTGTCCGTCCGGGGCACATTCACCCCCTGCTTGCCAAACAGGGTGGAATTTTACGTCGAGCCGGTCACACTGAAGCTACAGGTGATCTATTACAGATGGCAGGCATGAAACCGGTTGGTGTGCTGATTGAAATCCTGAGCCAAAAGGGGTTCGGCATGGCGGATGCCGAGGAACTCAAAGAGATTTCTGAAGAGTTTGATATCCCCATCATTTCCACCGCCGAGGTGATCCGACATCGCTACATCAGCGAAAAGCTGGTCCACCGCGAAGTCGAAGTCCCCATAAACACTAAGAATTACGGCACCGTCCAGGTTATTGGATACTCGGTCGAACACGAAGGTCAGCAACCTGTGGCGCTGGTCTGGGGAGATCTATCGTCCGTGGAAGCGCCCCTGATCCGTATGCATTCATCCTGCTTTACCGGGGACCTGCTGGATTCGCTTCGCTGCGACTGTGGCGACCAGTTGCACATGGCAATGGACGCAATCTGTCGCGAAAAAACCGGTGCTGTGGTTTATCTCCCGCAGGAGGGCCGTGGCATTGGATTAATCCCCAAGCTGAAAGCCTACGTATTGCAGGACGAAGGATATGACACTGTTGAAGCCAATATCCAGCTCGGCTTTAAAGCGGACAGCCGCGACTTCACCGTGGGAGTGCAGATCCTCAAAGATCTGGGACTGACTCGAGTTCGGCTGCTGACAAACAATCCCAAGAAGACCGATTCCGATGTCTACACTGGATTCAATCTGGAAGTGGTAGAACAGGTGCCAATTGTAGCACCGCCACACAAAGATCGAGAATTCTACCTGCAGACCAAACGGGATAAAATGGGACACATCCTCCCCGCCAGTCCAGCTGACTAG
- a CDS encoding c-type cytochrome domain-containing protein — protein sequence MRNRFASLGMMLAAVFVATSVAVAEEKPIKPEKVDLGRPVSFEKDVFPILDANCIACHNVAKKEGSLVLENVEDLIKGGDSGASVVPGKPDDSYLYQVASRTEESFMPPLPNKVGAKALTPKEVWILRQWILEGAKSSGKSADAGVAWQSLPPGLNSIYSTALSPWARYAAVGRANRIAVYDLAAGSEVAVLNDPALLKLQKDGKPFYPQGAAHRDFVHSLAFNNDGSLLASGGYRVVKLWKKSLGNVVKKVDLPAAVTGIALNADRSVLAVATADNTVSLWKLPEGTKLVDLKGHTGAVQGLAFTPDRSKVVTSSADQSLRVWNAADGKQISTMKTPAVISALTVSKDGSQVIAGSANNSIYVWPMTIPAPKEGEKAPETPAPLFELKGHAKPVSSLKLVLPAGTQLVSGSEDGTVRVWDLAGKKQIRSISHGAPVTDVDVSPDGKNLVSVSVNGTGKIWQLSDGKMLKEFRGDLSKERQLVLATETQTVTKQQVALADAAVKAADKNVKDREAELKKRNEELDAAKKALPEAKKKSDEAAQKLKAAQDELAKLIADHKKKGEDAVKAAAAQKAAADKAVADAEAKLKTTNEQNQQAIAAVQKEVDAAKKALDAANAIKPDPADKEGEQKKKDAVAKAQADFDAVQKKLTAAQQKKTNDEKTVTQAIQTAKQAVPKADAAVAAAKKLAESKPDTKAADKKVADADAAAKKEAEAVTAAEKKITSAERSVKVAESTLTKIKGQLTERTNEKTALDETAKKVDAALEEAKKQAAVLTPIKSVAFSEDGKQVVTGDDSQQVRLWSVESGKELDTLAGHTGAISAVAYTTRTTVASGSADKSILIQSIQPVWSLIAQLGADPKDPSKVGASPISNRALCLDFSPDGKLLAVGGGDPSRSGEVILFDVASGNVVKKLGDAHSDTVLGIRFSRSGKQLLTGAADKFVKIFDVASGKFVKSFEGHTHHVLDVAWKADESTIVSAGADNVIKVWNIETGEQKRTISGYSKQVTSIAFMGLGDNIISGGGDKTVRMHLTTNGSNFRNLSGSTDYVYSVASSRDETVAIAGGEDGVLRVWDAKTGKLLHSFNPPPVPQEQQASAGK from the coding sequence ATGCGGAACCGGTTTGCCAGTTTAGGTATGATGTTGGCTGCAGTCTTTGTTGCCACCAGTGTGGCAGTGGCGGAAGAAAAGCCGATCAAACCAGAAAAAGTCGATTTAGGCCGTCCTGTCAGCTTTGAAAAGGATGTCTTTCCCATTCTGGATGCAAACTGCATCGCCTGTCATAACGTTGCCAAAAAAGAGGGCTCGCTCGTTCTGGAGAACGTTGAAGACCTGATCAAAGGGGGCGACAGTGGTGCTTCCGTCGTTCCCGGCAAGCCGGACGACAGCTACCTCTATCAGGTTGCTTCCCGCACCGAAGAGAGCTTCATGCCGCCACTGCCGAACAAGGTTGGCGCCAAGGCACTGACTCCAAAAGAAGTCTGGATTCTGCGCCAGTGGATTCTGGAAGGAGCAAAGTCCAGCGGCAAGTCGGCTGATGCCGGAGTTGCCTGGCAGTCACTGCCTCCGGGATTGAACTCGATTTACAGTACCGCACTCTCACCCTGGGCCCGTTATGCAGCCGTAGGTCGGGCAAACCGAATTGCCGTTTACGATCTGGCTGCTGGCAGTGAGGTCGCCGTACTGAATGATCCGGCACTGTTGAAACTGCAGAAAGACGGTAAACCCTTCTATCCGCAGGGAGCCGCTCATCGTGACTTTGTTCATTCACTGGCATTTAACAACGATGGCAGCCTGCTCGCCTCAGGTGGGTATCGCGTTGTTAAGCTCTGGAAAAAATCACTGGGGAATGTGGTCAAAAAAGTAGATCTGCCTGCTGCTGTGACCGGGATTGCTCTCAATGCGGACCGAAGCGTTCTGGCGGTTGCAACCGCTGACAATACAGTTTCACTCTGGAAGCTGCCTGAAGGAACGAAGCTGGTCGATCTCAAAGGGCACACAGGAGCCGTTCAGGGACTGGCTTTCACTCCCGATCGTTCTAAAGTTGTGACCTCTTCGGCTGATCAGAGCCTGCGGGTCTGGAATGCGGCCGATGGAAAACAGATTTCAACCATGAAAACTCCTGCGGTAATCAGCGCCCTGACCGTCAGTAAAGACGGTTCACAGGTGATTGCCGGTAGTGCCAATAACAGCATTTACGTCTGGCCTATGACGATTCCTGCTCCCAAAGAAGGGGAGAAGGCTCCGGAAACACCCGCTCCCCTGTTTGAACTAAAAGGACATGCAAAACCAGTCTCGTCTTTGAAACTGGTCCTGCCCGCCGGTACACAACTTGTCTCTGGTAGTGAAGACGGTACGGTGCGTGTCTGGGATCTGGCTGGTAAGAAGCAGATTCGTTCAATCAGCCATGGTGCTCCTGTGACTGATGTTGATGTCAGTCCAGATGGGAAAAACCTTGTTTCTGTCTCAGTCAACGGTACCGGTAAAATCTGGCAGTTGAGTGATGGCAAAATGCTGAAAGAGTTCCGTGGAGACTTGAGTAAGGAACGTCAGCTGGTACTGGCAACCGAAACACAGACCGTTACCAAACAGCAAGTGGCCCTGGCAGATGCCGCCGTCAAGGCAGCAGACAAGAACGTTAAGGACCGTGAAGCGGAGTTGAAAAAACGGAATGAAGAACTGGATGCTGCGAAAAAAGCACTTCCGGAAGCCAAGAAGAAATCCGATGAAGCTGCCCAGAAATTGAAAGCGGCTCAGGATGAACTTGCCAAGCTGATTGCTGATCATAAGAAGAAAGGTGAAGACGCTGTGAAAGCTGCGGCTGCACAGAAGGCAGCTGCGGATAAAGCAGTTGCTGATGCAGAAGCCAAGCTGAAAACGACCAATGAGCAGAATCAGCAGGCGATTGCCGCTGTTCAGAAAGAAGTCGATGCTGCGAAGAAAGCCCTGGATGCCGCTAATGCGATTAAACCCGATCCAGCGGATAAAGAAGGCGAGCAGAAAAAGAAGGACGCCGTCGCAAAAGCTCAGGCAGACTTCGATGCGGTTCAGAAAAAGCTGACAGCTGCTCAGCAGAAAAAGACCAACGATGAAAAGACCGTGACTCAGGCAATCCAGACAGCCAAACAGGCTGTGCCAAAAGCAGATGCCGCGGTTGCTGCTGCGAAGAAACTGGCTGAGTCTAAACCGGATACCAAAGCTGCCGATAAAAAAGTTGCTGATGCAGATGCTGCAGCCAAGAAAGAGGCTGAAGCGGTTACTGCAGCAGAAAAGAAGATTACCTCTGCAGAACGCTCGGTCAAAGTGGCTGAAAGTACTCTGACCAAAATTAAAGGTCAGCTGACAGAACGGACTAATGAAAAGACCGCTCTGGATGAAACAGCCAAGAAAGTCGACGCTGCCCTCGAAGAAGCGAAAAAACAGGCTGCTGTGCTGACGCCGATCAAGTCTGTTGCATTCTCTGAAGATGGGAAGCAGGTCGTCACTGGCGATGACAGCCAGCAGGTTAGACTGTGGAGTGTCGAGTCGGGTAAAGAGCTGGATACTCTCGCTGGTCACACGGGAGCGATTTCTGCTGTTGCTTACACAACACGGACCACTGTCGCTTCCGGGAGTGCCGATAAGAGCATTTTGATCCAGAGCATTCAACCTGTCTGGTCTCTGATTGCTCAACTGGGAGCCGATCCCAAAGATCCCAGTAAAGTGGGCGCTTCCCCCATTTCGAATCGGGCACTCTGTCTGGATTTCAGCCCGGATGGCAAACTGCTGGCCGTCGGTGGGGGAGATCCATCACGAAGTGGTGAGGTCATCCTGTTTGATGTCGCCTCCGGCAACGTGGTGAAAAAACTGGGAGATGCCCACAGTGATACCGTTCTGGGAATTCGTTTTTCCCGTTCTGGAAAACAATTACTCACCGGTGCAGCTGATAAGTTTGTCAAAATCTTTGATGTCGCATCCGGGAAATTCGTGAAATCATTCGAAGGTCATACCCACCATGTGCTGGACGTGGCCTGGAAAGCGGATGAATCCACAATCGTGAGTGCGGGTGCAGATAACGTGATCAAAGTCTGGAATATCGAGACCGGCGAACAGAAGCGTACGATTTCAGGTTATTCCAAGCAGGTCACCTCAATCGCATTTATGGGACTGGGTGACAACATCATCAGCGGTGGCGGAGACAAGACCGTGCGGATGCACCTGACGACTAACGGCTCTAATTTCCGCAACCTGAGCGGATCTACTGATTACGTTTACAGCGTCGCATCCAGCCGGGATGAAACGGTTGCGATTGCCGGTGGTGAAGATGGCGTCCTGCGGGTCTGGGATGCCAAAACGGGCAAACTGCTCCACAGCTTTAATCCGCCCCCTGTTCCACAGGAACAGCAGGCCAGTGCCGGTAAATAG
- a CDS encoding glucuronate isomerase, which yields MPDQLSKRIFAELESLVLIDPHTHINPHAAASTTLADIMGYHYYTELAHSAGLPKEQIEEPGLDPKEKVGRLVKQLGDLDNTIQLSWLMDICSEFFGFEEEAITEANWEKLYDTAAEKMAQPDWEQQVLKQSGLEQVFLTNDFDDPLEGFDTNLYIPCLRTDDLVFHLGKSETRDRLAKATNLDIGCAHTLRDAIAKLFEHFTSRGARACAISLPPDFSPTAVMPEEADAVVRSLYAGNELSRDESKLVSQYVFWTLAEYCAVHSLPFDLMIGVNRRVYEAGVYQGQDLYDKRTSLIQYKELFNAFPNVTFPVSVLTSTSNQELVSYSWIFPNVVINGHWWYSNTPAFITFDCKSRLEAVPKTKQIGYYSDMYKLEFALPKFRMYRRVLANVLASDFVIGRGWSEERAIELGKLVLRGNVETIFGR from the coding sequence ATGCCTGATCAACTGAGCAAGCGTATTTTCGCCGAATTAGAGAGTCTCGTTCTGATCGACCCTCATACCCATATCAATCCCCATGCTGCTGCCTCAACTACGCTGGCCGATATCATGGGATATCATTATTACACCGAACTGGCCCATTCTGCCGGACTTCCCAAGGAGCAGATTGAAGAGCCGGGACTGGATCCGAAAGAAAAAGTCGGTCGGTTGGTCAAGCAACTGGGGGATCTGGACAATACCATTCAGCTCAGCTGGTTAATGGACATCTGCAGTGAATTCTTTGGTTTTGAGGAAGAAGCGATCACTGAAGCCAACTGGGAAAAACTATACGACACTGCTGCTGAGAAGATGGCACAGCCGGACTGGGAACAGCAGGTTCTCAAGCAAAGTGGTCTTGAGCAGGTCTTCCTGACGAACGATTTCGACGATCCGTTAGAGGGCTTCGACACGAATCTGTATATCCCCTGTCTGCGGACAGATGATCTGGTGTTCCACTTAGGCAAAAGCGAAACACGCGATCGCCTGGCAAAAGCCACAAATCTGGATATCGGTTGCGCCCACACACTCCGCGATGCAATCGCCAAACTGTTTGAACATTTCACATCCCGGGGCGCCCGTGCCTGTGCGATCTCACTGCCTCCCGATTTCTCTCCGACAGCAGTCATGCCCGAAGAAGCAGATGCCGTCGTTCGCTCGCTGTATGCAGGTAATGAACTGAGCCGTGATGAATCGAAGCTGGTCAGCCAGTATGTGTTCTGGACCCTTGCTGAATATTGTGCCGTCCACAGCCTGCCTTTCGATCTGATGATCGGCGTCAATCGCCGGGTTTATGAAGCCGGCGTTTACCAGGGACAGGATCTGTACGACAAACGGACTTCACTGATTCAGTACAAAGAACTGTTCAATGCCTTTCCCAATGTGACGTTCCCGGTATCGGTACTGACCAGTACCAGCAACCAGGAACTGGTCAGTTACAGCTGGATTTTCCCGAACGTAGTCATCAACGGACACTGGTGGTATTCAAACACACCGGCGTTCATTACGTTTGACTGTAAGAGCCGACTGGAAGCCGTTCCCAAAACCAAGCAGATTGGCTATTACAGCGATATGTACAAGCTGGAATTTGCACTTCCCAAATTCCGCATGTATCGCCGCGTTCTTGCGAATGTACTGGCCAGTGATTTTGTGATCGGCCGCGGCTGGTCAGAAGAGCGGGCCATCGAACTCGGCAAGCTGGTTTTGAGAGGGAACGTCGAGACCATTTTTGGTCGTTAA